A single window of Poecilia reticulata strain Guanapo linkage group LG10, Guppy_female_1.0+MT, whole genome shotgun sequence DNA harbors:
- the LOC103471276 gene encoding kinesin-like protein KIF3A isoform X2, which produces MATAIINTPMCGGAETVKVGVILTTXPEYKDCAALAVEGCEINHKSATNEEPKSFTFDQVVTANCVESLHSELLQPLTESVSKCYNVALLMCGTPTEMVGAVTDKSILRQILTCLFSCTTSEEKAESFTSVSFLQFYPDGSAVDLLSLNKETLQLVTHPVLGSVIDGLSEVCVCSAEEACDVFKACRESMKTNRGSISSRCSSMFSVTAEWKLHPEQAESDVCRSKLQLFSLAGGASRTDLRGVIPLLKVLDQTLNSPTVVSDNLLHKLLKDALTGSNRTFLIYCINPQGFLDDETQSALHLAQKVRGLLTKPTSVCWNPRTIERELRERIVELQNVVLLGESEVQSIYKLAQLTQNLKIVKSQSWEKRREESERIKTKIKKSSTSSHQLSVDCLIKEKASTETAKYLQEKLRQEMEEHIREGKGSAEKVQERVTRIQQLKEALREETQKNGNVSAKSQFCQSQLEYNEAQERRRQLKEDHTRLIQEEVAKMERDLAQEQPPTESPQRELLVLSRERQVLVMQMEALRAEAQQAESDLQDQHHRHQTELHCLREESLQVFRAFRQVSEEQRKISEGRYRSVLLEAVQDAIYLSAQNQQLQAENKDLRKALGEIKDALAVRGDPVTDLINQHH; this is translated from the exons ATGGCCACAGCAATCATAAACACACCT ATGTGTGGGGGAGCAGAGACGGTGAAAGTGGGAGTTATACTCACGACAARCCCAG AATATAAAGACTGTGCCGCTTTAGCAGTCGAAGGATGTGAAATTAACCACAAATCTGCTACGAATGAG GAACCAAAGTCCTTCACATTTGATCAAGTTGTAACAGCCAACTGTGTAGAG AGTCTTCACTCTGAGCTCCTGCAACCTCTGACCGAGTCCGTATCRAAATGCTATAATGTAGCACTGCTGATGTGTGGAACCCCCACGGAGATGGTCGGAGCCGTGACGGACAAAAGCATCCTCAGACAG ATCCTGACATGTCTGTTTAGCTGCACAACATCAGAGGAAAAAGCAGAGTCCTTCACCTCTGTATCATTTCTTCAG TTTTACCCAGACGGGAGCGCGGTGGATCTCCTCAGCCTCAATAAAGAAACTTTACAGCTCGTAACTCATCCTGTACTCGGAAG TGTCATAGATGGTTTATCTGAGGTGTGTGTATGTTCAGCGGAGGAAGCCTGTGATGTTTTTAAAGCCTGCAGGGAGTCAATGAAAACCAACAGAGGAAGCATTTCCAGCCG ATGCAGCTCCATGTTCTCGGTGACAGCTGAGTGGAAACTCCATCCGGAGCAGGCGGAGTCGGATGTCTGCCGCAGCAAACTGCAGCTGTTCAGCCTCGCAGGAGGAGCCAGCAGGACTGACCTCAGAGG AGTCATCCCGCTGTTGAAGGTCCTAGACCAGACACTAAACTCTCCTACTGTAGTCAGTGACAACCTCCTTCACAAATTGCTTAAAGATGCACTTACAGGAAGCAACAGGACATTTCTCATCTACTGCATCAACCCTCAAG GCTTCCTTGATGATGAAACTCAATCTGCTTTACATTTGGCTCAGAAAGTGAGAGGATTACTTACTAAACCCACTTCTGTTTGCTGGAATCCGAGGACAATTGAGCGAGAGCTTCGTGAAAGGATCGTGGAGCTACAAAATGTGGTACTGCTAGGGGAGAGTGAGGTGCAGAGCATTTACAAGTTAGCTCAGCTGACTCAGAATCTgaag ATAGTGAAAAGTCAGTCGTgggagaagaggagagaggagtcagagagaataaaaaccaaaattaag AAATCATCAACCAGCAGCCACCAACTTTCTGTAGATTGCCTCATCAAAGAGAAAGCAAGTACAGAAACGGCTAAATATCTGCAGGAAAAGTTGAGACAAGAAATGGAGGAGCACATCAGAG AAGGTAAAGGCAGCGCAGAGAAGGTCCAGGAGCGGGTCACcagaatccaacagctgaaggAAGCTCTGAGAGAAGAGACACAGAAGAATGGGAATGTTTCAGCAAAGTCCCAATTCTGTCAA TCTCAGTTGGAATACAACGAAGCGCAGGAGCGGAGGAGGCAACTTAAGGAGGATCACACAAGATTAATTCAGGAGGAGGTGGCGAAGATGGAGAGAGACTTGGCGCAGGAGCAGCCGCCG ACAGAAAGCCCTCAGAGGGAGCTGCTGGTGCTGAGCAGAGAGAGGCAGGTCCTGGTGATGCAAATGGAGGCGCTTCGTGCTGAGGCCCAGCAGGCAGAAAGCGACCTTCAGGATCAGCATCACAGACACCAAACGGAGTTGCATTGTTTGAGGGAAGAGAGCCTACAG GTGTTCAGGGCGTTTCGTCAAGTTAGCGAGGAGCAGAGGAAGATCTCAGAGGGAAGATACAGGAGCGTGTTGCTGGAAGCTGTGCAGGATGCCATCTACCTGTCGgcgcagaaccagcagctgcaaGCAGAAAACAAGGATCTTCGAAAAG CACTGGGGGAGATTAAAGACGCTCTTGCTGTGCGAGGAGATCCTGTGACTGACTTGATAAACCAGCATCATTGA
- the LOC103471276 gene encoding kinesin-like protein KIF3A isoform X1: MATAIINTPMCGGAETVKVGVILTTXPEYKDCAALAVEGCEINHKSATNEEPKSFTFDQVVTANCVESLHSELLQPLTESVSKCYNVALLMCGTPTEMVGAVTDKSILRQILTCLFSCTTSEEKAESFTSVSFLQFYPDGSAVDLLSLNKETLQLVTHPVLGSVIDGLSEVCVCSAEEACDVFKACRESMKTNRGSISSRCSSMFSVTAEWKLHPEQAESDVCRSKLQLFSLAGGASRTDLRGVIPLLKVLDQTLNSPTVVSDNLLHKLLKDALTGSNRTFLIYCINPQGFLDDETQSALHLAQKVRGLLTKPTSVCWNPRTIERELRERIVELQNVVLLGESEVQSIYKLAQLTQNLKIVKSQSWEKRREESERIKTKIKKSSTSSHQLSVDCLIKEKASTETAKYLQEKLRQEMEEHIREGKGSAEKVQERVTRIQQLKEALREETQKNGNVSAKSQFCQSQLEYNEAQERRRQLKEDHTRLIQEEVAKMERDLAQEQPPTESPQRELLVLSRERQVLVMQMEALRAEAQQAESDLQDQHHRHQTELHCLREESLQVFRAFRQVSEEQRKISEGRYRSVLLEAVQDAIYLSAQNQQLQAENKDLRKGQRFPASWSHNWKDSSQCSHVSPTLQHWGRLKTLLLCEEIL; this comes from the exons ATGGCCACAGCAATCATAAACACACCT ATGTGTGGGGGAGCAGAGACGGTGAAAGTGGGAGTTATACTCACGACAARCCCAG AATATAAAGACTGTGCCGCTTTAGCAGTCGAAGGATGTGAAATTAACCACAAATCTGCTACGAATGAG GAACCAAAGTCCTTCACATTTGATCAAGTTGTAACAGCCAACTGTGTAGAG AGTCTTCACTCTGAGCTCCTGCAACCTCTGACCGAGTCCGTATCRAAATGCTATAATGTAGCACTGCTGATGTGTGGAACCCCCACGGAGATGGTCGGAGCCGTGACGGACAAAAGCATCCTCAGACAG ATCCTGACATGTCTGTTTAGCTGCACAACATCAGAGGAAAAAGCAGAGTCCTTCACCTCTGTATCATTTCTTCAG TTTTACCCAGACGGGAGCGCGGTGGATCTCCTCAGCCTCAATAAAGAAACTTTACAGCTCGTAACTCATCCTGTACTCGGAAG TGTCATAGATGGTTTATCTGAGGTGTGTGTATGTTCAGCGGAGGAAGCCTGTGATGTTTTTAAAGCCTGCAGGGAGTCAATGAAAACCAACAGAGGAAGCATTTCCAGCCG ATGCAGCTCCATGTTCTCGGTGACAGCTGAGTGGAAACTCCATCCGGAGCAGGCGGAGTCGGATGTCTGCCGCAGCAAACTGCAGCTGTTCAGCCTCGCAGGAGGAGCCAGCAGGACTGACCTCAGAGG AGTCATCCCGCTGTTGAAGGTCCTAGACCAGACACTAAACTCTCCTACTGTAGTCAGTGACAACCTCCTTCACAAATTGCTTAAAGATGCACTTACAGGAAGCAACAGGACATTTCTCATCTACTGCATCAACCCTCAAG GCTTCCTTGATGATGAAACTCAATCTGCTTTACATTTGGCTCAGAAAGTGAGAGGATTACTTACTAAACCCACTTCTGTTTGCTGGAATCCGAGGACAATTGAGCGAGAGCTTCGTGAAAGGATCGTGGAGCTACAAAATGTGGTACTGCTAGGGGAGAGTGAGGTGCAGAGCATTTACAAGTTAGCTCAGCTGACTCAGAATCTgaag ATAGTGAAAAGTCAGTCGTgggagaagaggagagaggagtcagagagaataaaaaccaaaattaag AAATCATCAACCAGCAGCCACCAACTTTCTGTAGATTGCCTCATCAAAGAGAAAGCAAGTACAGAAACGGCTAAATATCTGCAGGAAAAGTTGAGACAAGAAATGGAGGAGCACATCAGAG AAGGTAAAGGCAGCGCAGAGAAGGTCCAGGAGCGGGTCACcagaatccaacagctgaaggAAGCTCTGAGAGAAGAGACACAGAAGAATGGGAATGTTTCAGCAAAGTCCCAATTCTGTCAA TCTCAGTTGGAATACAACGAAGCGCAGGAGCGGAGGAGGCAACTTAAGGAGGATCACACAAGATTAATTCAGGAGGAGGTGGCGAAGATGGAGAGAGACTTGGCGCAGGAGCAGCCGCCG ACAGAAAGCCCTCAGAGGGAGCTGCTGGTGCTGAGCAGAGAGAGGCAGGTCCTGGTGATGCAAATGGAGGCGCTTCGTGCTGAGGCCCAGCAGGCAGAAAGCGACCTTCAGGATCAGCATCACAGACACCAAACGGAGTTGCATTGTTTGAGGGAAGAGAGCCTACAG GTGTTCAGGGCGTTTCGTCAAGTTAGCGAGGAGCAGAGGAAGATCTCAGAGGGAAGATACAGGAGCGTGTTGCTGGAAGCTGTGCAGGATGCCATCTACCTGTCGgcgcagaaccagcagctgcaaGCAGAAAACAAGGATCTTCGAAAAGGTCAGCGTTTCCCAGCAAGCTGGTCACATAACTGGAAAGACTCTTCACAATGTTCTCATGTTTCTCCAACTCTGCAGCACTGGGGGAGATTAAAGACGCTCTTGCTGTGCGAGGAGATCCTGTGA
- the LOC103471276 gene encoding osmotic avoidance abnormal protein 3 isoform X3, with the protein MATAIINTPMCGGAETVKVGVILTTXPEYKDCAALAVEGCEINHKSATNEEPKSFTFDQVVTANCVESLHSELLQPLTESVSKCYNVALLMCGTPTEMVGAVTDKSILRQILTCLFSCTTSEEKAESFTSVSFLQFYPDGSAVDLLSLNKETLQLVTHPVLGSVIDGLSEVCVCSAEEACDVFKACRESMKTNRGSISSRCSSMFSVTAEWKLHPEQAESDVCRSKLQLFSLAGGASRTDLRGVIPLLKVLDQTLNSPTVVSDNLLHKLLKDALTGSNRTFLIYCINPQGFLDDETQSALHLAQKVRGLLTKPTSVCWNPRTIERELRERIVELQNVVLLGESEVQSIYKLAQLTQNLKIVKSQSWEKRREESERIKTKIKKSSTSSHQLSVDCLIKEKASTETAKYLQEKLRQEMEEHIREGKGSAEKVQERVTRIQQLKEALREETQKNGNVSAKSQFCQSQLEYNEAQERRRQLKEDHTRLIQEEVAKMERDLAQEQPPKALRGSCWC; encoded by the exons ATGGCCACAGCAATCATAAACACACCT ATGTGTGGGGGAGCAGAGACGGTGAAAGTGGGAGTTATACTCACGACAARCCCAG AATATAAAGACTGTGCCGCTTTAGCAGTCGAAGGATGTGAAATTAACCACAAATCTGCTACGAATGAG GAACCAAAGTCCTTCACATTTGATCAAGTTGTAACAGCCAACTGTGTAGAG AGTCTTCACTCTGAGCTCCTGCAACCTCTGACCGAGTCCGTATCRAAATGCTATAATGTAGCACTGCTGATGTGTGGAACCCCCACGGAGATGGTCGGAGCCGTGACGGACAAAAGCATCCTCAGACAG ATCCTGACATGTCTGTTTAGCTGCACAACATCAGAGGAAAAAGCAGAGTCCTTCACCTCTGTATCATTTCTTCAG TTTTACCCAGACGGGAGCGCGGTGGATCTCCTCAGCCTCAATAAAGAAACTTTACAGCTCGTAACTCATCCTGTACTCGGAAG TGTCATAGATGGTTTATCTGAGGTGTGTGTATGTTCAGCGGAGGAAGCCTGTGATGTTTTTAAAGCCTGCAGGGAGTCAATGAAAACCAACAGAGGAAGCATTTCCAGCCG ATGCAGCTCCATGTTCTCGGTGACAGCTGAGTGGAAACTCCATCCGGAGCAGGCGGAGTCGGATGTCTGCCGCAGCAAACTGCAGCTGTTCAGCCTCGCAGGAGGAGCCAGCAGGACTGACCTCAGAGG AGTCATCCCGCTGTTGAAGGTCCTAGACCAGACACTAAACTCTCCTACTGTAGTCAGTGACAACCTCCTTCACAAATTGCTTAAAGATGCACTTACAGGAAGCAACAGGACATTTCTCATCTACTGCATCAACCCTCAAG GCTTCCTTGATGATGAAACTCAATCTGCTTTACATTTGGCTCAGAAAGTGAGAGGATTACTTACTAAACCCACTTCTGTTTGCTGGAATCCGAGGACAATTGAGCGAGAGCTTCGTGAAAGGATCGTGGAGCTACAAAATGTGGTACTGCTAGGGGAGAGTGAGGTGCAGAGCATTTACAAGTTAGCTCAGCTGACTCAGAATCTgaag ATAGTGAAAAGTCAGTCGTgggagaagaggagagaggagtcagagagaataaaaaccaaaattaag AAATCATCAACCAGCAGCCACCAACTTTCTGTAGATTGCCTCATCAAAGAGAAAGCAAGTACAGAAACGGCTAAATATCTGCAGGAAAAGTTGAGACAAGAAATGGAGGAGCACATCAGAG AAGGTAAAGGCAGCGCAGAGAAGGTCCAGGAGCGGGTCACcagaatccaacagctgaaggAAGCTCTGAGAGAAGAGACACAGAAGAATGGGAATGTTTCAGCAAAGTCCCAATTCTGTCAA TCTCAGTTGGAATACAACGAAGCGCAGGAGCGGAGGAGGCAACTTAAGGAGGATCACACAAGATTAATTCAGGAGGAGGTGGCGAAGATGGAGAGAGACTTGGCGCAGGAGCAGCCGCCG AAAGCCCTCAGAGGGAGCTGCTGGTGCTGA